GTGCCTCATATGGCATGGCGATTTAGTCGATACAAGAACATTTGCCGGCACAGGTCAAGATTTATATGTACGGGTCGATGCGGTCGAGTTAGGTACTCCTGCTCCTGCTACTCTATGTCAATAATACTACTATTATTAATGGGATTTGCCTTCCGTAACGTCCTCTGTACCATCAGATTATCATTGTCAATCAAATGCTGAATCGAACTTCAAAACAGATTAAATTCTTGAGCATAAGAAGTCACATCCATGATTCAAGGAACCTAGTTTGAGCTTTTGCATCGCATAAACTGTGCAGGGTGATATCTGGTTTCAAGTTGAGGCTGAGAGAATTTTTCATTCTATTCTTGGCACAAGCACATTCGAGGTCATTGAGTCTGAAACATTGTGTTGTACTTTCCTTTCAGCTCGTTATAGGAAAGCAAAATCCCTCAGCCGAAAGGCAACGGTTGCGATAGTTCTGGTTTCAATTTTGACAGCTCTACTGCTCGCCGGCTCTTTCTTGTACCGCTTGGTGATCAAGAAGAGAAAGGGTGCGTCACTTAGTCCTCACCGTCAGTTCGCTTTCTACTAAGCTTAGAACTTTCATTTGGTTTAATGAAATGAATTCGAATCTCACAATTTCTCCAAGGTTGTAATGGCATTTATGTGGTTGTCTTGGAAACAGATCGCAGGAACCATAATCCACTAATGAGTGATATCATGAATCCAACACATTTGGACGGCTCTCGGAGTGTAAATGACCACGACAACAGACCCAGAGGAAACAGAGATGTGCCACTCTTTGATCTGAGCACTGTAGCTTCGGCAACAaacaatttctccatcctcaGTGAGCTCGGTCAAGGCGGTTTTGGATCAGTATACAAGGTAACCTTCCATTACACAAAAAGCTACTTACAAAAACTGACACAGACTTGCAATTGAAAAGTAATTTGACAGGGCATTTTGGGCAATGGAATGGAAATAGCGGTTAAAAGACTATCGAAACATTCGGGACAAGGAGTTGAAGAATTTAAGAACGAAGTCCGGTTGATTGCGAAGCTTCAACACCGGAACCTGGTGAGACTACTTGGCTGCTGTGTCGAAGAATACGAGAAAATGCTAATTTACGAGTTTTTGCCGAACAAAAGCTTGGATGCCTTCCTTTTCGGTACATCCTCTGCTCTCCCACTTTCTAGAATACTCCAATTTCATACATCAACGCATGACATCAACGCATGAAAACAAATGGTTGCTGATATCTCAATCTTGGTCCAGACACAACGCAAAGATTGACGCTGGATTGGAGGAAAAGGTTCGACATCGCATCCGGGGTGGCTCGAGGACTCTTGTATTTGCACCAAGATTCGAGGCTCAGGATCATCCACCGAGATTTAAAGGCCAGCAACATCCTACTCGACGCTGCGATGAATCCAAAGATATCTGATTTCGGTATGGCTAGGATATGCGGCGCGGATCAAATCCAAGGAAACACAAATCGAGTAGTCGGAACATAGTAAGAATTTTCGCCATCGCAATGCTTACTGTGCTTACTGAGTCCAAGAACCTCAACTCAACTAATCAATCAAAACCCtctttttctatcattttttgcTGTGGCAGCGGGTACATGTCGCCAGAGTACGCAATGGGAGGTATATTTTCGATAAAATCCGATGTCTATAGCTTCGGAGTTTTGCTGTTGGAGATCATCAGTGGCAAAAGGAACACCGCATATCACCCGGAAAATCCATCTTACAATTTGATAGGCCATGTAAGTATTTGAACTCTTTAATAAGTACAGGCGACAGGACTGAGCCTAGGACATAACACATAGCCTGAAACACTCGCTTGTGCACAACACAATCGCAGGTATGGGAGCTATGGAATGAAGGAAACTGCGAGGACGTTATCGACGAGTCAATGGGTGATTCGTGCGCCAAAGAGGAGGCCTTGAGGTGCATCCAGATCGGCCTTTTGTGCGTGCAAGAACTGGCGGAGGATAGGCCGAACATGTCCGCCATTGTGTTCATGTTGGCAAATAGAGATGTGGTTCTTGCATCCCCGAAAAGACCTGCATACGTTGTCAAGGGCAGGTACCATGGCGGGAATCTATCTGCGAGCAATGGAACGGCTTCTGCGAACGATGTTACGATTTCGATGGTCGAAGGCCGCTAGTTGTGCCGTTCTCTCGCCCCTGGATTAGTTATAGAAACACAAATTCACTTTGAAAACCTAGGAGTTCATGGAAGTATTGGGTACAGGAATTCCAAGGTGTATTGAGCCGGCAGAAGTCCTGAAGAGAAACGTTTGCATGCCTCGGCTGTAAAATCGATATGGATTGCATAAGTTTGATATATTTTGGAAACTGCAAATTGCATGATGCTTCTTCTTTAGTTAACTTCGATATAATAAGATTGTAGATGAAGTTAGGTTATTCTCGTGATTTCATATGCATTATTGTACTAGGAGGAGTAAatccatacaaaaaaaaaaaaattcatgagaTCACTACTtactattctaaaaacttaataTGTCGGACATATCCGTGGTAagatatatttaaatattctatcatTTCTCCTCATGCTTAGGTTGAAAATTGGCCAAGAGTGAGATTGGACAGTTGTAATAATTGAAGCAAATAAGGGCATCGAAAGAATTGAACTCCGAACCCCATGTTCTAATGTAATGTTACTATTTAGAGTCAAATAGAAGATAACGACATGGTGGTGTGACCCTAATTGTGTTTGCCTGATATGTTTTTGCTAGAGTGACTTAACTACTTGaaggatataaataaaaatgtaaatataGAAAGATGCATAACACTTATCAACTACATATTAATGCCAATCTCCTTTACGGAAATTGATATAGACCCTTGATGGGTTGTTGGATGCTTTATCATGAAAGATGGGGTAGTACCCTAAGAAGCACACATACTTTTCGAAGTTTCTTTGTCATGTCCGACACTCTCCAACATGCGATTGATACGTGGTCGGTGCTCCAAACACGCTAACGATATGAGATTTCAGCATTCCGACATGCCATTTGGATACAcacggggtcaattttaagcattttcaataaattaggagtcataggtaaatttatcaaaaatatatatgtattcaagtcatatatccagccacCCCAAAGTTAATACACCcagccaaccaaaaaaaaaaaaactaatcgtgaagccctaataaaagaagaagaaaaaagtcaCCGCTAATATTTTTGTATATACATGATATATGTTTAATATATGTCTCCCAACATGTCGAAtctctatatttttttggaaatgatATGTCGGCGTGTCATGTctcgtgtcggtgtcggtgttGATGCTACTTAGGTGGTAGCCATGCTTATCCTCTTGCTTTTGCTTTAGGGTTAATGCTTTGAAAAACCCCATACtggtatatttatgacaaatttactccaaattaattttttttcccaccaaaaatctcaaattgatacaactgtgataaatttaccctaaattaatattttgaccacaaaaaaaaatttcaaactggtacatatataacaaatttacccttcataaGCTTTCGTAAAATAGAGTTAATgacacgaaaaacttcaaattgatacatttatgatCAATGGGGagtaaaaaaccccaaactgataaATCCGTTAAGCGCCACATGTCATCTAAGtcaacaatttgacggtaaaattaacggaaactaatgggGGCAAATTTATAACATATTTATCAAAATggtataaatttatcacaaatatatcagtttaggatcttttgtggtccaaaaattagttcggggtaaatttatcacaagtgtatcggtttaggatttttcttggtattaggCTTTTGTTTTAAATTCAATAACATTTCTCACTTAATCCAAAATTAGAATACATATATATCCTGTGGTTGGTTTTCTCTTAATTTATTGTCTTACATAGTTGTTCTTTTATATCCTTACTTCTTCTTATCGACTTACCCTTTTCTTATTATATGCTTGAAATTATATTTCATTTCATATTATATAGTCATAAACGAATATTTATAATCATAACTTGCGTAAACTTAATACAATTTACAATAGAACTTACTTTTAATTGGATTGATTACTTTGATTAGTATTTGGATATAGGCGTGACTGAACTATTTCATAGTTACTTTAATCGTTCATAGTTATTCTCCTCTTGTATCTGGCCTCCAGATCTCGAGAGTTTATGGTTTCAGAGCGAATATATATAGTTAGCAATTTGATAGAAACTTGGCAAGTGGCTTTTCCGACATGGCTTAAGGAAAAGGCAGGCGCAAATCTTCTGGAGATTAGAAAGCGGAAAAAGGTTAATCATCAAGCAtggaaaacgagaaaaaaaaaggctgaaaTTGACTTAAATAAAGTCATTGGCGTGCAAGACAATAAAGCTAAACCAaaccccaagaaaaaaaaaatctaaaatcaaTTGGACCTACATCAACGGCCCAACTACCACACCACTAGAATATTTCACTTGTCGTGTCGTGGATCGCGTTCTAaactttattttcttattttttaaaattttttagggcCACATCAGCTGGGCCCCCCTCCGTTTCGTGGTTCCTTTCCTCACTTGGTGAAATCTTACCCGAAGGTCAAGTAGGATTCCTAAGCCAAACGACTAAACTAGCTATAACATCGCAAAATTGAGAATCATCCAAGACAACTAAACATATCTCACATCAACGGTAGATTTCAGAATCCTACCAAAGCAAACACGATTCTCATAGATAGTAAGATCTCGGAATCATATCCAAAGCATCTATACCACAAACATCATTCACCGGAATTCAACACTCGCATCCGTAATTATAAAAAGTATAGCAGTAAGGATGGAGATTTACTTGCCTCGACTAAGCGAGATATCAACAAACGATCGGACGGACGAACAAACGAACGGATGGCCGGACAAACGGCTAGGTTGGCCACGATAACCAAGGGCGGTCGTGGGTAGGGCACCAAACAAAGGCAGCGGATGATGCTAGGGTGGCGTGGAGAGTGCAGCGGTGGCGCTTGAGGCGCACGGTGGTCGGATGACCAAGGGCGATCGGACGGTGATCTACGTTCCAGCAAAGTAACGACGGAGATTTCCGACAAGAGGCGACAGAATGAATTGACGTCGATTTTCATTTATAATAGGTCGATCGGCTTAGACCGGTAAGCTTACAATCGGCGGCTTGCGGTAGAGTTAGCTTATGACGAGTTAACGGCCTCGGCGGCTTGCGGCTAAACCGGACGGTGACACATGTCAAGCACGTAACACGTGTCTCGAGTGCGTCGCCCGCGGCTGCCACGTAGCAAACCGCCTTAACATGTACCGACACGTGGCCCCAACACTAACgttgataattttgtattgtaTTTAAATTTTCtcgatattttccttttttttcttcatttttttcttccgtTCTTCCTCTAGCTCATCAACAAGCGTCAACTGGCCAGAagcaaggaagaaaaaaaagaaaaggaataaaaatataaaataaaataaaattttaaaaatagtattaaaatttatctatGTCGGTGCCGATCACGTCACATAGGGATGGCGTCCATGTAAACATTTTATGGTGAAAATTAACCGGAtttactgaattggcacaaatgtaaaatgtttagaactcaattgacaaaaaaaaaattaggaatgaattaacacaattgaaataggtttaagatttttttttgtaattttatcaatttacaAGTGTACAACAGATCATGAAGAGATATACCGTACAACTTTCCAAGGTACCGGTACTGTATAAAGATTAGGCAATTGGAACAACGACCATCGCCTTCGAGAGGCCGCCACCTCTCCCCCTCTCAATACAccattctatttttctgtttttattgtAATATTCTTTCAGGTGCGAATAATCTTATCTAAGCTTATCATCTCTCCCAAGCTGGGTTTTATCTAATTTGGAGTACTTATGAACAAAACATGTATGATTATATCCCATCAAGGGACATTaccaaaatccatcctcagtttTTCTATGATGCCAACAAAATTTTTacataatgaaaaaaatctGCAAGTTGAACTTATCCACGATTTTGAGGTACGACGGTTGATGATGAAATGTTTATTCTTCTAATTAATTCGCATCAAATCAATATCATAAATAGGGTGGGAgagaacctcctttccgtgttGATTCCGTTGTGCTCTCCATGTCTACGCGGGGTCTAAAAAAGCGACCTTTTACCAAGTCaattttccttcctcttttttatgtttcctCTTTTTTGACCAATTCAAATATTGCGATTTCCATAGTCCAAATTCCATTTGAAATCTGAACCTACTCGTCGAAAGCTATTCCCtaaattttgaaacttgaaacttacACTATATATCCTAGAATTTAGAATCTACCCTATCACAGATTTCAAGATCGGTTCCATGACCTATCCAGGTTTCACTTATACTCTTAAGCGAACGATTGCAATAAATTATCAACTCTAATAATCTCCATTTGTTGCTACAATTCActaaccacaactcatatttttttttttttgtcaaaaccacaactcatatttaaataCATGAATAATtgtaaaatattaacaaagtaaaaatatcAGCCATATATCATGCTAGATTGGACGCTCATACTAGTGTTTTCaaattacacattcatcatgAGGTGCCATAAAATACTGCAAGATCGCCCGAatacatagaacaagaaaaacacaaaaacttgttccaGGTTTCGAATCCCGAGTTCTACTAGAATCTACCCCTTTGAACCAAttccccaatttttgaaacctaaaacttgCAATGCATACTCTGGAATCATGCTAACTTCTAGTTACCATGGAGCGAATATGTTATCTAGTAAGGGCATTGGTTCTGCTTCTGTTAATGATGTCGGGATTACTACGGTCAATGCATGATAAGCAAGTTTACATTATTATCACAAAGCCACTTCTAAAAAGATTTGTATAGTACATATGTATGTTAACTTGTGAATGCAAATACCTGATGCGAAACTGTAGCTTTGTCCAAAAGGGACTTAGAAAAATCATGCGTAAATTGTGTTCGAAACATCGAACCGACACCGGCATATTAACATACTGAGGCGAGTGCGAATGAACAT
The sequence above is drawn from the Rhodamnia argentea isolate NSW1041297 chromosome 9, ASM2092103v1, whole genome shotgun sequence genome and encodes:
- the LOC115731468 gene encoding G-type lectin S-receptor-like serine/threonine-protein kinase RKS1, yielding MKLRKDNTGVAACTPFTWMTKKVSTCLDLDILDQNTPIKDGDLLLSSGKTFALGFFSSGNSSHRYVGIWYHQVSEPTVVWVANREIPISGTSGVLSIHSDGNLVLRETNGSFPVWSTNVSSGLSNDSTTAWLMDSGNLVLVQDFSQRLIWQSFDYPTDTMLPFMKLGLNRKTGLDRFLTSWKFPEDPTPGNCSYRIDPTGYAQLFLYKDGVPYWRAGSWIGDRWSGVPVMITPYIFNVSFVNDPDEISIMYGTVNASIITRMVLNASGSLQRFTWHDRDQQWIEYWHAPRDQCDYYGKCGPNSNCNPYNAAQFECTCLPGFEPKSPGDWYLRDGSAGCIRREGVSVCRSGEGFVTVPLVKVPDTSKARANLSWSLKECEEECLRDCSCTAYASANESLGGFGCLIWHGDLVDTRTFAGTGQDLYVRVDAVELARYRKAKSLSRKATVAIVLVSILTALLLAGSFLYRLVIKKRKDRRNHNPLMSDIMNPTHLDGSRSVNDHDNRPRGNRDVPLFDLSTVASATNNFSILSELGQGGFGSVYKGILGNGMEIAVKRLSKHSGQGVEEFKNEVRLIAKLQHRNLVRLLGCCVEEYEKMLIYEFLPNKSLDAFLFDTTQRLTLDWRKRFDIASGVARGLLYLHQDSRLRIIHRDLKASNILLDAAMNPKISDFGMARICGADQIQGNTNRVVGTYGYMSPEYAMGGIFSIKSDVYSFGVLLLEIISGKRNTAYHPENPSYNLIGHVWELWNEGNCEDVIDESMGDSCAKEEALRCIQIGLLCVQELAEDRPNMSAIVFMLANRDVVLASPKRPAYVVKGRYHGGNLSASNGTASANDVTISMVEGR